In the genome of Caenorhabditis elegans chromosome IV, the window GTACTTCTCCACCATTTTTATCAACAGAATATCCAAGTTCAGGAACatcaattaattttatcaTCGCACAAGCCATCGGTGGTCCAACACATCCAATACGTGTATCTCCAACCAATTGAAGTGTTGTTGGTCCAGATGTTTCAGTTTGTCCGTATCCTTCCAGAACCTCAACTCCAAAAGCCCCACGAGCAAACCTCATTGCGGAAACGTCTGATTTTGCAGCTCCAAGAATCAATTGTCTGATGTTAGGACCGAGAAGCATCTGGATTTTATGCAAAACATACTTATCTACCCATGTTTTACGAGTAGCTTTGCCtctaaaaaatgattaaaaagtgttttcaaCTGTTCCATCGGAACCTACGTCATCTTATAATGGTATAGTTTATAGGCTATTGCCGcattcaaaatcattttcttgAGTGGTTTATCCTGAACTTGCTTCATGACTGCCTTATGGATTTTATCAATAACACGTGGAACAGTAGCAAATGACCGAGGAGCCAGAGCCTGAACGTCATCTACTAGAAGCTTGGGATCACCACGAGAAAATCCGATTCGCCTGAAGTTAATTGAAACCGGGAAATTATTATTGAAGTTGAATTTCTTACGATCCAATCATGAAGTTAGAGAGTAGGCAGAGTCTTTCGTAGATATGAGCAAGAGGAAGATAAGACAGATAAGCATCTTGAACTCCAGCttcattttcaaactcttCACATGACATTGTGGCGGAGCACATATTCAAATGAGTCAGCATAACACCTTTCGGACGTCCAGTTGTTCCAGAAGTGAATGAAATTGTTGCCAATGTTTCTGGTGTTGGTGGAACATGTGGACGATGCTTTTGTTTCTTTCCCATTTCTACAAACTCATTGAAACTCCAAAGACGGAAATCATTTTCCCGTGCCATTTCTTTAATGTCATCTGAGCACTCGTTAAATTGAACGATATACTTCAAGCTTGATAAATAGGACTTATCGCGAATgagttctgaaatttacaaaggtagatcacttttttttcagaaaaaaaaacttacgtttagtttttatttcggCGTCAACGAACATCAAAGAAATTTCGCAAAGGTTAGTAATATAATGCATATCATCGTTAGTAATAGTGTCGTAAAGTGGAACAGAAACGTTGCTGAAGTTATGTATTGCCATTTCTGAGAGAATCCACTGAATATTCAGAAACAATTGATTGTcatgattgaaaattattattttaccTCTGGACGATTATTCGAGTAGATACCAATTTTT includes:
- the acs-18 gene encoding Long-chain-fatty-acid--CoA ligase (Confirmed by transcript evidence), whose translation is MSYRGLNLITRQVISRLTFRYSGLFTRITYPISVQDRGFFFGKRRVPRCDLKNQSIIQEDGGRKAAWLGDGPLQHGWFEGVLTTYSGIRRGPTVGGKEMLGKRVMKDGKLEWEWISYDQAFETSDHASQAIRKLGIEIGEESKIGIYSNNRPEWILSEMAIHNFSNVSVPLYDTITNDDMHYITNLCEISLMFVDAEIKTKQLIRDKSYLSSLKYIVQFNECSDDIKEMARENDFRLWSFNEFVEMGKKQKHRPHVPPTPETLATISFTSGTTGRPKGVMLTHLNMCSATMSCEEFENEAGVQDAYLSYLPLAHIYERLCLLSNFMIGSRIGFSRGDPKLLVDDVQALAPRSFATVPRVIDKIHKAVMKQVQDKPLKKMILNAAIAYKLYHYKMTGKATRKTWVDKYVLHKIQMLLGPNIRQLILGAAKSDVSAMRFARGAFGVEVLEGYGQTETSGPTTLQLVGDTRIGCVGPPMACAMIKLIDVPELGYSVDKNGGEVLVKGHNVTSGYYKNPEATASSFTEDGYMKTGDIGRFTAEGSLQIIDRRKNVFKMPQGKFVAPDLTESLYTSSSFVQQIYVHGDMEKPWLVAIVVPDPEYLASYALTKHNINGKTYEQLCNIPILADDVLRQFVELTEEDKRPRYEGVYGVHLTPVAFSAENGLTTPTLKNKRNAIAQFFKAEIDGMYKKIETSELSNLAK